GAGCGATCAGAATAGATGTTTCAGAATTGCCATCACAGGTAGAAGTAGTTACTGCACTGGAGATGTCAGGAGGGGTACGGCCCTTTACAGTGGTGGACACATGGTTCTGGTAGCTGGCCTTCACCTGGGGAtgggtggcacctttacacagggcagTGTTCAGGAAGCTGGCGTGGAGCCTGCCCAGAGATAAGCGGCTCACACGTAAGGCTGCCCCATCCCTGATTTGGTTCACCACTACTTGCTGGGCCGTACTATCTGATATAAGCCGCATGTACAGGTGCGGCAGGAATCAGCGGTAATCTCAGGCCACATGGTGCACGAGCGGCCTCACACGGACCCTGCAAGTCCTCAGCCTTCATCTATATGTGGTCTGCACTGTAAAACACGTGATGCCGGTGGAAGCTGGATCTTCAGAAGAGGCGCGTCACGTTTTCTTCAACCGGTGGGTTGTGGGTTTACAGCAGAGCTGCTTCTTCAGAGAACAGTGGTGGGGACTTCAAGGGtttgtctcacctctgggacccccgaagtgaaggagagcccACTGAGCATGTGTGGTGTGCTCTCCAATAATTTATACGGGAGAGCACACAGCTACTCCATCCaccgctatgggactgccggaaactcccatagtgatgaatggaAGGCAGCAGCGTGTGGACGGAGTGGGACCTtcctctgacattgatggcacgtCCTCGTGAAGGAGAGACCACACACTCAGGACCATTTCAGAAGGCGTATCTAAGCCCCGGGGCCCCCTGAACCTTACCCTATAACACAGACACCTAATAACGGATTCATCAGACGGTTTAGTAAAATATGACACACAAGATCTTATTCCTCCCTGGGAGCAGTCTCCATAATACTGAAGGACTCGGGGCACAGTTTGTTGGTAGCCCTTAATGTGCAGGAGGTGTGGACTCTGAGCGCAGCAAGAAATCAACATGCAAAGCAAATAGGTGAGAACCTGGACCCAGTGTCCCTCAGCGCAAGTCCTACAAGCATGAAATCAGGAGGTCTGAGCTGTAAGGTCACTTCTTGTGCTTGTCGTCGGCGGCGGGATGCAGGTGATGTCTCTGGGTGAGCAGTCTCTTTACTCAGGGCTCTCTTTACACGTTCCATTCATGCTATGAGGACGTCGGTTTTCTCTCCGACTGGTGGACAGAAGACGACGTAGAGAAGAAGCAGAGCTGAGGTCTCCACAACTCTGCATGGGTGTCCCAGCCTGACGTCTCTCGTAATCGAAGGAAAGAGGACTCTTCGGAGCCTGTGGACGGACAGAACGGTGTGAACATTACAAAGGATGAcgagatggaggaggagtaagGGACAATGGCTGAATGATCAGGCCAGTCTACGGGAAAATGTGGCTCAGCTCTCAGGGGCATGAGGGAGGTTTCCAGGACTGTCACCTCTGGCTACATGAGAGGACACGTGAAAAGGGTTCGTGCAAAGCAACAAGGCAAATAGGTAACATAGTCCACAGCACAGACAGCTCTGACTGCAAGCTTCGCAGGTGACATTACCGGTTTGCAGCTGTCTCCTCCATCCTTAAGACTCCGCCGAGACCTATTCAGGAACCTGGCCACCAGCACCCGGGTATTGCGCCCTCCCTTCAGGTCTCCCAGAGACAGAGCTCCACTTCTGGAAAGTCGCTGAACGGCTTTACGGGTAAAATGCATCCTGCTCTTTCCATCTGAATTAGTGCGAAGGAGCGTTGGCGAGCCAGGCGGCCGCAGTCTGTGTAAACCGGCTCCTTCATATAATCCTGCAGCACAAGAGGCGCGATTCACAACACTCACCTGCTGCTTGCATCCATCTAAACAGCGCGGTGCACCATACACCCTGCATGTCCAATCTCACCCTCTATCATTCATCCCTCCTCACCTGCATCCACAGAGGAAGTCGAGACACTGTCCTCCTCTAGCACCTTGCTGTAATCAGGGACCCCAAAATCTGAGAAATAAAAGAGATTAGAATGACCTCTGCAGAGGACTACACATGACGTCACCTACAGACACGTGTGTGGCTCACCTGAACTGATGCCTGGGTCACTGTGTGAGCGGATGACAAGTCGGGGAGTGACGTCTATGGACAGGGCCTTTGGCCGGGTGTTCTCACTGTACCTGCGGTGGGGACAGTCTGGGGTCTGGCAGGGAGAGCTGTGGAGCAGGGAACACCCAGACCCCCTGTTTACTTCTCTTCCATCCGAAACCTTTCCTTTTACTCGTAACTCTGGAAAACAAGGACCAACTGTGCACCCAATGGTTTCCAGCCTGTTACAGCTCCGTGTGGCACCACTTTCTGCATGG
The sequence above is drawn from the Bufo bufo chromosome 11, aBufBuf1.1, whole genome shotgun sequence genome and encodes:
- the LOC120982320 gene encoding protein FAM189B-like; protein product: MQGSAGSVGYVQYRFIKRSRADYCLSADCGQCGHHQQSPTISLQGPFEEVVVPRVKGGRSFSCSTPSDCPDPPSHAESGATRSCNRLETIGCTVGPCFPELRVKGKVSDGREVNRGSGCSLLHSSPCQTPDCPHRRYSENTRPKALSIDVTPRLVIRSHSDPGISSDFGVPDYSKVLEEDSVSTSSVDAGLYEGAGLHRLRPPGSPTLLRTNSDGKSRMHFTRKAVQRLSRSGALSLGDLKGGRNTRVLVARFLNRSRRSLKDGGDSCKPAPKSPLSFDYERRQAGTPMQSCGDLSSASSLRRLLSTSRRENRRPHSMNGTCKESPE